The following proteins are encoded in a genomic region of Porphyrobacter sp. CACIAM 03H1:
- a CDS encoding caspase family protein codes for MNGRALIAIGCNAYDHLPPLSGGEADAKDVFGTLMLPNIGDYDLARSRVLLSPRLDEVRAVLREVLFDLGALDTLTLTFAGHGTVAAGSFYMALRDTRPLGLSATALPLADVLRMVAEAAPKQTYIFIDACEAGGLIADLNVILKPEVMGEIGTPGVTLVATAAAKQSAIEQAGRGIGTSALLDCVRGDVFLQDITPALDLTEIGRAISDRVSNTGGQTPVVWGLNLYGPSSFCRNPHAGSNDAPLRSVLVGWPDAGSVAVIRAGLPKLWKPFVDLPHDWEPRALLDGLAPLLAGLGGDAFVAVGLVSRIEEAFASRARESNDRFREIEVRAAFAASLLPRSDDPMVEAHLLAACGRLAGMVETAIADVVSALDGYQYALLNGGLEELYQLPIRLSKLLGWAGFVVHACLITGQDMASAAERLEELYRRILGTYSLSLVAMNDCQAPYILTALTASKHATLNDSAEQLLGYMFASAIECRGRVARVDIDPSKILSYLISRMDLAGEPNLELVAQPTELVSVLLRASRLFDLHEEFDLSLSALDHLAISAYLPDEYRGFADEVISRGINVVRHIGHDIWTVDDLETSWPVFQQPAGPGQAMAAIVASLLFPDRSPWFVLPSQA; via the coding sequence ATGAATGGCCGTGCGCTCATCGCCATAGGCTGCAACGCTTATGACCACCTGCCTCCGCTGTCAGGCGGTGAAGCGGATGCGAAAGACGTTTTCGGCACTCTTATGCTTCCAAATATTGGCGATTACGACCTTGCCCGGTCACGCGTCCTTCTCTCGCCCCGGCTCGACGAGGTGAGAGCAGTGCTGCGGGAGGTGCTATTCGACCTGGGGGCCCTCGATACGCTGACGCTCACCTTCGCTGGACATGGGACCGTGGCCGCCGGAAGCTTCTACATGGCCCTGCGCGACACCAGACCGCTGGGACTCTCAGCAACGGCGCTCCCATTGGCCGACGTGTTGCGCATGGTGGCGGAGGCAGCACCAAAGCAGACCTATATCTTCATTGACGCATGCGAGGCAGGAGGGCTGATCGCCGATCTCAACGTCATTCTGAAGCCCGAGGTGATGGGAGAGATAGGAACCCCGGGCGTTACGCTCGTTGCAACTGCTGCAGCGAAGCAGTCGGCAATCGAGCAAGCGGGGCGAGGGATCGGAACGAGCGCCCTTCTTGATTGCGTGCGGGGTGACGTTTTCCTTCAGGACATAACTCCCGCGCTTGATCTCACCGAGATCGGCCGAGCCATTTCTGACCGCGTGTCCAACACTGGCGGTCAGACGCCCGTCGTATGGGGATTGAACCTCTACGGACCTTCGAGCTTTTGCCGCAATCCTCATGCCGGCTCGAACGACGCGCCGTTACGAAGCGTGCTGGTCGGGTGGCCGGACGCAGGAAGTGTTGCAGTCATCCGAGCGGGTCTCCCGAAGTTATGGAAGCCGTTCGTTGACCTTCCGCATGACTGGGAGCCTCGCGCCTTGCTCGATGGGCTTGCTCCATTGCTGGCGGGCCTTGGCGGTGACGCGTTTGTGGCTGTTGGCTTGGTAAGCCGGATTGAAGAGGCATTCGCCAGCCGTGCCCGAGAGTCGAATGACCGGTTCCGGGAAATCGAAGTACGAGCAGCATTCGCGGCCTCGCTGCTGCCACGCTCGGACGATCCGATGGTTGAGGCCCATCTTCTGGCAGCTTGTGGCAGATTGGCGGGCATGGTGGAGACTGCCATCGCAGACGTCGTTTCTGCGCTCGACGGCTATCAGTACGCTCTTCTTAACGGGGGCTTGGAGGAACTGTATCAGCTGCCCATCCGGCTATCGAAGTTGCTGGGCTGGGCTGGATTTGTCGTGCATGCTTGCCTGATCACCGGTCAGGACATGGCCTCGGCGGCCGAGCGCCTCGAAGAGCTCTATCGGAGAATCTTGGGTACATATTCCCTGTCGCTTGTCGCTATGAACGATTGCCAGGCACCATACATTCTGACTGCGCTCACAGCTTCGAAACACGCGACATTGAACGATAGCGCTGAGCAACTTCTGGGATATATGTTTGCCTCCGCAATCGAATGCCGAGGTCGCGTCGCGAGAGTTGACATCGATCCCAGCAAGATTTTGTCCTACCTTATTTCCCGAATGGACTTGGCGGGCGAGCCGAACCTTGAGCTCGTTGCACAACCGACTGAGCTGGTGTCAGTCTTGCTGCGGGCATCGCGACTGTTCGACCTTCACGAAGAGTTCGATTTGTCGCTGAGCGCGCTCGATCATCTCGCCATCAGTGCATATCTCCCAGACGAATATCGTGGGTTTGCCGACGAGGTAATCTCGCGTGGTATCAACGTCGTACGTCATATCGGCCACGATATCTGGACGGTGGACGATCTCGAAACATCTTGGCCGGTTTTTCAGCAACCTGCTGGACCCGGCCAAGCTATGGCTGCGATTGTCGCTTCGCTACTGTTTCCCGATCGATCGCCATGGTTCGTGCTGCCGTCTCAAGCATAA
- a CDS encoding S24 family peptidase has translation MDDARRALDELIQKRGCNYSEISRLLGRNAAYIQQYIRRGSPKQLDDQDRSVLARFFGVDEKVLGGPARRAGPDADLVHIPILDVEASAGYGALAGTEGNSAQFGFDEKWLRRLTASKASNLSIIGVLGDSMEPTLHDGDEVMVDLGDGQARLRDGIYVLRMDDMLSVKRIAIEPQGKRVSVLSDNPTYPSWRGLEKRMLNIVGRVLWFGRTLR, from the coding sequence ATGGACGATGCACGACGAGCGCTGGACGAGTTGATCCAGAAGCGCGGCTGCAACTACTCTGAGATCTCACGGCTGCTGGGGCGTAATGCTGCCTACATCCAGCAATACATCCGGCGTGGCAGCCCGAAACAGCTCGATGACCAGGATCGTTCGGTCCTCGCCCGCTTCTTCGGGGTGGACGAAAAGGTGCTCGGCGGCCCGGCACGCCGCGCAGGTCCTGACGCCGACCTCGTGCACATTCCCATTCTCGATGTGGAAGCATCAGCGGGATATGGTGCCCTCGCCGGAACCGAAGGCAACTCAGCGCAATTCGGGTTCGACGAGAAATGGCTGCGCCGCCTTACAGCAAGCAAAGCTTCAAACCTCTCGATCATCGGGGTCCTCGGGGACTCGATGGAACCAACCTTGCACGATGGCGATGAGGTCATGGTCGATCTGGGTGACGGTCAGGCACGGCTGCGCGACGGCATTTATGTGCTGCGCATGGACGACATGCTGAGCGTCAAACGGATCGCAATCGAGCCGCAGGGCAAGCGGGTATCGGTCCTCAGCGACAACCCGACCTACCCCAGCTGGCGCGGCCTCGAGAAGCGCATGCTCAATATCGTCGGCCGTGTTCTCTGGTTCGGCCGGACGCTGCGCTGA
- a CDS encoding restriction endonuclease — translation MLNAANSPPYARLAAAIVDARKAIMLTQGALASALGVRQQSVSRWEAGTHRPSIDQLANLASALELDLADLRELAGYAVTAAPRAPHLPFDSLAPETFEQIVADLLQAQHPNAQVRIEGSRGHDQSGIDIRVTFDDDREWVVQCKQVERFGPEKVQKAVDAVEVQAERKILALSRVATPKAAAVLRAHPGWQLWDRDDLSRMIRALPGVDQDRIVDTYFPGQRMALLGRRESGPWLTAAQFFAPFAKPGAYFNHEWTLQGREEPLAALLSAIEDRAPVTLLVAAGGMGKSRLLLAGLSSFTKSSPSIATHFLSAARDPSRESLEALGRGEKLLVVDDAHDRDGLAVIIEYAADPANRARLLFATRPYGLQRLRNDLQRFGFTHPVEIELGRLPLRSVEAIVAEVLKKNDANPAYAEPVASIAPDNPLIATMAARVVATGNLSVAQTRNHTELREMVVSKFADAIAGSVGEPADAALLRAMLELIAVMQPVHLNDRRLGELFEATTEFSASQATRALKILIRGGVVYKRGAAYRLMPDVLGDYLIDESCVEDDGTLTPFAEKVIASVGREQLEQVMVNLGRMDWRRNDGDPANSNLLDRAWARLDDVDGPYDPRFGAVRAVAMYQPRQALAYVQRHLHKGDVARELTPILRNIAYAPDYLPTVCRLLWEMGRDDKRPLGQHPNHPIRVLAELCQFDEYKSFEFSEKVANFAFELIASGKAWRHHYSPLDILAPLLSGVVEANRDHGRSISLSRYFLSYDFAWPLRSRVIGSVIELLSHPDSAVAVRAGNLVSDMVRLPMGFGSWAPEADLRRKYDAEFTTTMARLQERVASGALANATMITIAQAVEWHARYMKGNLRKASRAILAALPDTLEFRLRAALVEGAQRAFRGQVDFDEWSPENPWLDALVLELKRTYGSADAVLVAVANAMGELSDAGLKPSAAHVLVAKLVDDDLELAECLVEHSHVSDSIWRPYAFSGIRELLDRDPERGRVIVGSALAEADADPHLAKSAASTLGGLRRALDPADITLLRNSISSPHEAVVVAGLNAVQWNSSVDHKAAFELLMLAPFGLSEHVLTTAAHLLHNRNRKLFMLLGQEEVDTILNRIRDIPTLPDDHWAGEMFRHLAEQFPLSFARFLLDRADRALTNDQNDIDLVGYRFHDGKLGFHKSPQVTEVLAYAWSWLLSHGPDDGYTIYRAVEMFACMFDIDARPVIDFFDLRLDTASATELGLIGRLVRHSHHFFAFAEQPFVERLLDRVAHADPAELEHVRDSLCAAALSGVKSGVRGEPMPRDLEAKAKAEAVLSQLSRFSPAWPVYETILTAAERDIARARREGEILDEFE, via the coding sequence ATGTTGAACGCTGCGAATAGCCCTCCATACGCTCGTCTGGCCGCGGCTATTGTCGATGCGCGCAAGGCAATCATGCTCACTCAGGGCGCCCTTGCCAGCGCTTTGGGCGTGCGTCAGCAGTCGGTAAGTCGCTGGGAAGCGGGCACGCACCGTCCATCGATTGATCAGTTGGCGAACCTTGCGAGCGCCCTCGAGCTCGACTTGGCCGACCTGCGCGAACTCGCTGGCTACGCTGTGACTGCAGCTCCCCGCGCGCCACACCTTCCATTTGACAGTCTCGCACCCGAAACATTTGAACAAATCGTAGCTGATCTGCTTCAAGCACAACACCCGAATGCTCAAGTGAGGATCGAGGGCAGCCGTGGCCACGACCAGTCAGGCATCGACATCCGGGTGACGTTTGATGACGATCGAGAGTGGGTTGTGCAGTGCAAGCAGGTCGAGCGGTTTGGCCCCGAGAAGGTCCAGAAGGCTGTGGACGCGGTCGAAGTCCAAGCCGAACGCAAGATCCTTGCTCTAAGTCGCGTTGCAACGCCCAAGGCGGCGGCTGTTCTCCGCGCCCATCCGGGATGGCAACTCTGGGACAGGGACGATCTGTCCAGGATGATCCGCGCGCTTCCTGGGGTCGATCAAGACCGCATTGTCGACACTTATTTTCCTGGCCAGCGCATGGCTTTGCTGGGTCGTCGCGAAAGCGGTCCATGGCTGACCGCCGCGCAGTTTTTCGCGCCTTTCGCAAAGCCCGGTGCCTACTTCAATCATGAGTGGACGCTCCAGGGAAGAGAAGAACCATTAGCGGCCCTGCTTTCGGCAATCGAAGATCGGGCGCCAGTAACATTGCTGGTCGCCGCAGGCGGCATGGGCAAATCGAGGCTGCTGTTGGCCGGGCTAAGCAGTTTCACCAAGTCGTCGCCATCTATCGCGACACACTTCCTGTCGGCAGCACGCGATCCGTCTCGCGAAAGCCTTGAGGCGCTCGGTCGCGGCGAAAAACTGTTGGTGGTCGACGATGCACACGACCGCGACGGGCTCGCTGTCATTATTGAGTATGCCGCCGATCCGGCAAATCGCGCACGGCTCCTGTTTGCGACGCGTCCCTACGGACTCCAGCGGCTGCGCAATGACCTCCAGCGTTTTGGATTTACCCACCCGGTGGAAATTGAACTTGGGCGCCTACCTCTCAGGTCAGTCGAAGCAATTGTTGCCGAGGTGCTCAAGAAAAATGATGCCAATCCGGCCTATGCTGAACCTGTCGCGAGCATTGCCCCCGACAACCCGCTCATTGCGACTATGGCTGCACGGGTGGTCGCCACGGGGAACCTGAGCGTGGCCCAAACGCGCAACCACACCGAGTTGCGCGAAATGGTGGTGAGCAAATTCGCCGATGCCATCGCTGGCAGCGTAGGAGAACCGGCGGACGCTGCACTGCTGCGCGCGATGCTCGAACTCATCGCGGTCATGCAACCGGTCCATCTCAATGATCGCCGCCTTGGCGAGCTGTTCGAGGCGACGACCGAGTTTTCCGCCTCACAGGCGACGCGCGCCCTGAAAATTCTGATCAGAGGCGGTGTCGTCTACAAACGCGGCGCTGCCTATAGGCTCATGCCCGATGTACTTGGGGACTATCTGATCGATGAGAGCTGCGTCGAGGATGATGGGACGCTTACACCTTTTGCAGAAAAGGTGATCGCATCAGTCGGTCGCGAGCAGCTCGAACAGGTTATGGTCAATCTTGGTCGCATGGACTGGCGCCGCAACGATGGAGATCCCGCTAACAGTAATCTGCTTGATCGCGCCTGGGCGCGACTTGACGACGTGGATGGCCCTTATGACCCTCGTTTCGGTGCCGTACGTGCGGTCGCGATGTACCAACCTCGGCAGGCGCTTGCCTATGTCCAACGCCATCTGCACAAGGGCGATGTTGCTCGCGAGCTAACTCCGATCCTGCGCAACATCGCCTACGCTCCGGACTATTTGCCAACTGTCTGCCGCCTTCTTTGGGAGATGGGACGCGACGACAAGCGCCCACTGGGTCAGCACCCAAATCATCCGATCCGAGTGCTTGCAGAGCTATGCCAATTCGACGAGTACAAGTCGTTCGAATTCTCAGAGAAGGTCGCCAACTTCGCCTTCGAACTTATCGCCAGCGGCAAAGCCTGGAGGCATCATTACTCGCCGCTTGATATTCTCGCGCCGCTGCTTTCGGGAGTTGTCGAGGCCAATCGCGATCATGGTCGTTCGATCTCGCTCAGCCGATACTTTCTTTCCTACGACTTCGCCTGGCCGCTCCGCTCTCGTGTGATCGGCTCGGTCATCGAGCTTCTGTCCCACCCCGATAGCGCCGTCGCGGTTCGCGCGGGCAATCTCGTCAGCGACATGGTCAGGCTGCCGATGGGTTTCGGAAGCTGGGCACCAGAAGCTGACTTGCGCCGGAAATATGACGCGGAATTCACGACAACAATGGCACGTTTGCAGGAACGCGTGGCTTCAGGCGCACTCGCAAATGCGACGATGATCACGATCGCTCAGGCGGTGGAGTGGCATGCCCGATACATGAAGGGCAATCTGCGGAAGGCGTCACGTGCCATATTGGCAGCGCTGCCGGACACACTGGAATTCCGGCTGCGGGCCGCTCTCGTGGAAGGCGCGCAACGCGCCTTTCGCGGACAAGTGGATTTTGACGAATGGTCACCGGAGAACCCGTGGCTCGACGCGCTCGTTCTCGAACTCAAGAGGACTTACGGAAGCGCCGATGCCGTGCTCGTTGCGGTCGCAAACGCAATGGGCGAGCTGAGCGACGCTGGCCTCAAGCCGAGCGCTGCCCACGTGCTTGTCGCCAAACTGGTCGACGACGATCTTGAATTGGCCGAATGCCTCGTCGAACATAGTCATGTGTCGGACTCGATCTGGCGACCCTATGCCTTCTCTGGCATCCGCGAATTGCTCGATCGAGATCCCGAGCGCGGTCGCGTGATCGTTGGGTCTGCGCTAGCCGAGGCTGATGCCGATCCGCACTTGGCGAAGAGCGCCGCATCGACGCTCGGTGGTCTGCGTCGTGCGCTCGATCCAGCTGACATTACGCTCCTGCGGAACAGCATTTCCAGCCCACATGAAGCGGTGGTTGTTGCCGGACTGAATGCGGTCCAATGGAACAGCTCCGTGGATCACAAAGCTGCGTTCGAGCTGCTGATGCTGGCGCCCTTCGGGCTCAGTGAGCATGTGCTTACTACTGCAGCGCACCTTTTGCATAATCGCAACCGCAAGCTTTTCATGCTGCTCGGCCAGGAGGAAGTGGATACGATCCTCAATCGGATACGAGACATCCCCACTCTTCCAGACGATCACTGGGCGGGCGAAATGTTTCGCCATCTAGCGGAGCAGTTCCCCTTGTCCTTTGCGCGGTTTCTCCTTGATCGGGCAGATCGTGCGCTTACGAACGATCAGAACGACATCGATTTGGTCGGCTACCGTTTTCACGATGGCAAGCTCGGTTTTCATAAGTCGCCGCAGGTCACTGAGGTGCTCGCCTATGCGTGGAGCTGGCTACTCAGCCATGGGCCGGATGATGGCTATACAATCTATCGCGCGGTCGAAATGTTTGCCTGCATGTTCGACATCGATGCCCGTCCGGTTATCGACTTCTTCGACCTCAGGCTCGACACAGCCTCTGCGACCGAACTCGGGTTGATCGGCCGTCTGGTGCGCCACTCACACCATTTCTTTGCTTTCGCCGAACAGCCATTCGTTGAGCGGCTGCTCGATCGAGTTGCTCATGCTGACCCGGCAGAACTTGAGCATGTGCGTGACAGCCTTTGTGCAGCAGCGCTTTCCGGCGTGAAGTCCGGTGTGCGCGGCGAACCCATGCCGCGCGACCTAGAAGCGAAAGCGAAGGCCGAAGCGGTGTTGTCGCAGCTGTCGCGGTTCTCCCCCGCGTGGCCCGTCTATGAAACCATCCTCACTGCTGCCGAGCGCGACATTGCGCGTGCCCGGCGTGAAGGGGAGATACTGGACGAATTCGAATGA
- the mobF gene encoding MobF family relaxase, whose translation MLSVANVRTAGGAASYFAADNYYTRADADRSGAWFGKGAEELGLSGAVDAKTFEAVLKGFLPDGSRVGSDHRAHRAGTDLTFSMPKSWSVLALVGGDKRIIDAYAAAVRETLAWAEKNLAETRMEVRGSERVVRTGNLVAAVFQHDTNRNQEPNAHFHAVIANVTQGPDGKWRALRNDKLWDHNTLLNAMTMARFRLSVEKLGYEVGEFGKHGNFEAVGVPKEVRDAFSSRRAEVLEAAAQMNSEGPRALDAATLMTRAQKEPIEDRAALTQQWKDTAEKLGFDPAMVIARANARSAKDLGKVPGLGSSVRKVVEQGKQIAHDFAERLGIAKGDPLIPSRLGNRSPEEVAAIHGVASAIRHLGEREAAFSKVEIYRTALGFALPTAFADIERRTLQLIRQGHLQSGSGPDRDMLSTPDAISLEQRILAGVEAGRGVAPAIVPAFDAGTRLQAVSHKRYGLRLNKGQEGAGRLLLSSNNRIVAIQGVAGAGKSTVLKPVADILRTEGKTVLGLAVQNTLVQMLERETGIPSMTVARFLGQHQDLLKGEGGARLEAARTAMSGTVVVLDEASMVGNADMEKLVRLANLLRLDRFASIGDTKQLGAVDAGKPFDVMQQAGIEAAQMDTNLRARDEALRSAQRAAQSGRISEALAHLGDNVVAAGENAAVNAAAAWLSLAPKEREVTAIHASGRALRGEVNEAVQTGLKANGELGPGAMKLEVLSRINLTREELRYARSYAPGMVLEVDRRQRGQGLQKGQYEVVGTDPSRERVTLQNERGRQFEFRPGQLRPQGEQDPVKLYERREIEIHDGDRIRWTATDHRRGLLNADQARIISVDAKGVSLATSVGVLHRLAPTDPMLKQLDLAYALNAHMAQGLTSDRGIAVMDSREKNLANQQTFLVTITRLRDRLTLFVDNAGKLEAAVENNPGMKRSALETVDLLRNAAATGAENGRASEAERKAPELDRSISKKFDMGL comes from the coding sequence GTGCTGTCGGTAGCCAATGTCCGAACCGCGGGCGGTGCTGCCAGCTACTTTGCCGCCGACAATTACTACACCAGGGCCGATGCCGATCGGTCCGGGGCGTGGTTCGGCAAAGGCGCCGAAGAACTGGGTCTCTCGGGGGCGGTCGATGCCAAGACCTTCGAAGCCGTCCTCAAGGGATTCCTGCCCGATGGGAGCCGCGTTGGCAGCGACCACCGGGCACACCGGGCAGGCACCGATCTTACCTTCTCCATGCCCAAGAGCTGGTCGGTGCTTGCCCTCGTCGGCGGCGACAAGCGGATCATCGATGCCTATGCCGCGGCGGTCCGTGAGACGCTGGCCTGGGCGGAGAAGAACCTTGCCGAAACCCGCATGGAAGTGCGCGGCAGCGAGCGGGTCGTCAGGACCGGCAACCTTGTGGCTGCGGTCTTCCAGCATGACACCAACCGCAACCAGGAGCCCAATGCGCATTTCCATGCGGTCATCGCCAATGTCACCCAGGGGCCGGACGGCAAGTGGCGGGCGCTGCGCAATGACAAGCTCTGGGACCACAATACTCTCCTCAATGCCATGACCATGGCGCGCTTCCGGCTCAGCGTGGAAAAGCTCGGCTACGAGGTGGGCGAGTTCGGCAAGCACGGCAATTTCGAGGCCGTCGGCGTACCCAAGGAAGTGCGCGATGCCTTCAGCTCGCGCCGCGCCGAGGTTCTCGAAGCCGCCGCGCAGATGAACTCGGAGGGTCCGAGGGCGCTCGATGCCGCAACGCTGATGACGCGGGCGCAAAAGGAGCCCATCGAGGACCGCGCCGCCCTGACACAGCAATGGAAGGACACCGCTGAAAAGCTCGGGTTCGACCCGGCAATGGTCATCGCGCGAGCGAACGCACGCAGCGCCAAGGACCTCGGCAAAGTTCCCGGATTGGGATCATCAGTCCGCAAGGTGGTCGAGCAGGGCAAGCAGATCGCCCACGACTTCGCAGAGCGCCTCGGAATCGCGAAAGGCGACCCGCTGATACCCTCGCGGCTCGGCAACCGTAGTCCCGAGGAGGTCGCAGCCATCCATGGCGTCGCCTCGGCTATCCGCCATCTTGGCGAGCGCGAGGCAGCCTTCAGCAAGGTCGAGATCTATCGCACCGCGCTCGGCTTCGCCCTGCCCACAGCCTTTGCCGATATCGAGCGTCGGACCCTCCAACTCATCCGGCAGGGACACCTTCAGTCCGGCAGTGGCCCGGATCGCGACATGCTCAGCACCCCCGATGCGATCAGCCTCGAACAGCGCATCCTGGCGGGCGTCGAGGCCGGGCGCGGCGTTGCGCCCGCCATCGTTCCTGCCTTCGATGCCGGAACACGGCTGCAAGCCGTCTCGCACAAGAGATATGGCCTCCGCTTAAACAAGGGGCAGGAAGGGGCGGGCCGCCTGCTGCTGAGCTCGAACAACCGCATCGTCGCGATCCAGGGCGTAGCCGGCGCAGGCAAAAGCACGGTTCTGAAGCCGGTCGCCGATATCCTGCGCACGGAAGGCAAGACTGTGCTGGGTCTCGCCGTGCAGAACACGCTGGTACAGATGCTGGAGCGCGAAACCGGCATTCCTTCGATGACCGTCGCGCGCTTTCTCGGACAGCATCAGGACCTCCTCAAGGGCGAGGGCGGTGCGCGCCTCGAAGCAGCGCGCACGGCGATGAGCGGGACCGTTGTGGTGCTCGATGAGGCATCAATGGTCGGCAATGCCGATATGGAAAAGCTGGTGCGTCTGGCCAATTTGCTCAGGCTGGATCGGTTCGCCAGTATTGGCGACACAAAGCAGCTGGGCGCGGTCGATGCGGGCAAGCCCTTCGATGTCATGCAGCAGGCTGGCATCGAAGCCGCGCAGATGGACACCAATCTGCGCGCGCGCGACGAGGCGCTGCGCAGCGCCCAGCGCGCGGCCCAAAGCGGCCGGATCAGCGAGGCGCTCGCCCATCTGGGAGACAATGTTGTCGCCGCTGGCGAGAATGCGGCTGTCAATGCCGCAGCCGCATGGCTCTCGCTCGCACCCAAAGAACGAGAGGTGACGGCAATCCATGCATCCGGACGAGCCTTGCGCGGCGAGGTCAACGAAGCGGTCCAGACAGGCCTCAAGGCCAACGGCGAACTGGGTCCCGGTGCGATGAAACTTGAGGTGCTCTCGCGGATCAATCTCACGCGTGAGGAACTGCGCTATGCGAGGAGCTATGCCCCCGGCATGGTGCTAGAGGTCGATCGTCGGCAAAGGGGGCAGGGGCTTCAGAAGGGGCAGTATGAAGTCGTGGGGACCGATCCTTCGAGAGAGCGTGTGACCCTGCAAAACGAGCGCGGGCGGCAGTTCGAATTTCGTCCCGGACAGCTTCGCCCGCAGGGCGAGCAGGACCCAGTGAAGCTCTACGAACGCCGCGAGATCGAGATCCATGATGGCGACCGCATCCGCTGGACGGCGACCGATCACAGGCGCGGCCTGCTCAATGCTGACCAGGCGAGGATCATTTCGGTCGACGCCAAAGGCGTGTCGCTGGCGACCTCGGTTGGCGTGTTGCACCGCCTTGCTCCGACCGATCCGATGCTAAAGCAGCTCGATCTCGCCTATGCGCTCAACGCGCACATGGCGCAGGGGCTGACCTCGGATCGCGGTATCGCGGTTATGGACAGCCGCGAGAAGAACCTTGCCAACCAGCAGACCTTTCTTGTGACCATCACCCGGTTGCGGGACCGTCTGACCCTGTTTGTCGACAATGCTGGCAAGCTAGAGGCAGCGGTGGAGAACAATCCCGGCATGAAGCGCTCGGCGCTCGAGACGGTCGACCTTCTGCGGAATGCAGCTGCCACTGGCGCGGAGAACGGGAGGGCGTCCGAGGCTGAACGAAAGGCGCCCGAACTCGACCGCTCGATCTCCAAAAAGTTCGACATGGGTCTGTAG